A window of the Serratia sarumanii genome harbors these coding sequences:
- the adk gene encoding adenylate kinase has protein sequence MRIILLGAPGAGKGTQAQFIMEKYGIPQISTGDMLRAAVKAGSELGKQAKEIMDAGKLVTDELVIALVKERIAQEDCRKGFLLDGFPRTIPQADAMKEAGINVDFVLEFDVPDELIVDRIVGRRVHAPSGRVYHVKFNPPQVEGKDDVTGEELTTRKDDQEETVRKRLVEYHQMTAPLISYYSKEAAAGNTQYRKIDGTRKVAEVSAELATILG, from the coding sequence ATGCGTATCATTCTGCTGGGCGCTCCGGGCGCTGGTAAAGGTACTCAGGCTCAATTCATCATGGAGAAATACGGCATTCCGCAAATCTCCACCGGTGATATGTTGCGCGCAGCCGTGAAGGCCGGCAGTGAACTGGGCAAGCAGGCGAAAGAGATCATGGACGCCGGCAAGCTGGTGACCGATGAGCTGGTGATCGCGCTGGTCAAAGAGCGCATCGCTCAGGAAGATTGCCGCAAGGGCTTCCTGCTGGACGGTTTCCCACGCACCATTCCGCAGGCTGACGCGATGAAAGAAGCCGGCATCAACGTGGACTTCGTGCTGGAGTTCGACGTGCCGGACGAGCTGATCGTTGACCGTATCGTTGGCCGCCGCGTGCACGCGCCGTCCGGCCGCGTATACCACGTGAAGTTCAACCCGCCGCAGGTGGAAGGCAAAGACGACGTGACCGGCGAAGAGCTGACCACGCGCAAGGACGATCAGGAAGAGACCGTGCGCAAGCGCCTGGTGGAATACCATCAGATGACCGCGCCGCTGATCTCTTACTACAGCAAAGAAGCGGCGGCGGGCAACACCCAATACCGCAAAATCGACGGCACCCGCAAGGTGGCCGAAGTGAGCGCAGAGCTGGCGACCATCCTCGGTTGA
- a CDS encoding sugar diacid recognition domain-containing protein — MLRQTNLLAEATARQIVQRAMGIISHSVNVMDSNGVIIASGNPQRLFQRHEGAVLALAENRVVEIDRATAEHLKGVRPGINLPFSFRNQRVGVIGISGEPAEVRAYAELVKMAAEMMVEQAALLDQHQWEKRYREELANQLLQPQPNTASLAAMAAYLGLDLRQARIVWIVELQEAQPHLLRELLAELEATQRDALIAITGFNEMTLLRPACMVQGEWSLKLERQQAQRLQNQLKHRFRVRLIVGGFYDDPQSAYRSSLTARATQAMAQRLKLRHATLFYHDYPLPSLLCDLGEDWRAQELGRPWRTLGEQDEKGVLRGTLRHYFSQNCDQTQTAAQLHIHVNTLRYRLQRIEAITGMKINQLTDALRLYIGMLMHD, encoded by the coding sequence ATGCTCAGACAAACCAATCTTCTGGCGGAAGCCACCGCGCGCCAGATCGTCCAGCGGGCGATGGGCATCATCAGCCATTCCGTCAACGTGATGGACAGCAACGGCGTGATTATCGCCTCCGGCAACCCGCAGCGCCTGTTCCAGCGCCATGAAGGCGCCGTGCTGGCGCTGGCGGAGAACCGGGTGGTGGAAATCGACCGCGCCACCGCCGAACATCTGAAGGGCGTGCGGCCCGGCATCAACCTGCCGTTCAGCTTTCGCAACCAGCGGGTGGGGGTGATCGGCATCTCCGGCGAACCGGCCGAGGTGCGCGCCTACGCCGAGCTGGTGAAGATGGCGGCGGAGATGATGGTGGAGCAGGCGGCGCTGCTGGATCAGCACCAGTGGGAAAAACGCTACCGGGAAGAGCTGGCGAACCAGCTGCTGCAGCCCCAGCCGAACACCGCGTCGCTGGCGGCGATGGCGGCGTATTTGGGATTGGATCTGCGCCAGGCGCGCATCGTGTGGATCGTCGAGCTGCAAGAGGCGCAGCCGCACCTGCTGCGCGAGCTGCTGGCGGAGCTGGAGGCCACCCAGCGCGACGCGTTGATCGCCATTACCGGCTTCAATGAAATGACCCTGCTGCGCCCGGCCTGCATGGTGCAGGGCGAATGGAGCCTGAAGCTGGAGCGCCAACAGGCCCAGCGTTTGCAAAACCAACTCAAACACCGCTTCCGGGTGCGGCTGATCGTCGGCGGTTTTTATGACGATCCGCAAAGCGCCTACCGTTCCAGCCTGACGGCGCGCGCCACTCAGGCGATGGCGCAGCGCCTGAAACTGCGTCACGCCACGCTGTTCTACCACGACTATCCGCTGCCGTCGCTGTTGTGCGATCTGGGGGAGGATTGGCGCGCGCAGGAGCTGGGTCGCCCCTGGCGGACGCTGGGCGAACAGGACGAAAAAGGCGTGCTGCGCGGCACGCTGCGCCACTATTTTTCGCAGAATTGTGATCAGACGCAGACCGCTGCGCAGCTGCATATCCACGTCAATACCCTGCGCTATCGCCTGCAGCGTATCGAAGCAATAACCGGCATGAAAATCAACCAATTAACCGACGCTCTGCGGTTATATATCGGCATGCTGATGCACGACTGA
- the dnaX gene encoding DNA polymerase III subunit gamma/tau, with amino-acid sequence MSYQVLARKWRPQTFADVVGQEHVLTALANGLSLGRIHHAYLFSGTRGVGKTTIARLLAKGLNCETGITATPCGQCDNCREIEQGRFVDLIEIDAASRTKVEDTRDLLDNVQYAPARGRFKVYLIDEVHMLSRHSFNALLKTLEEPPPHVKFLLATTDPQKLPVTILSRCLQFHLKALDVDQIRQQLETVLTAEQITSDARALQLLARAADGSMRDALSLTDQAIAMGQGQVTAATVSQMLGTLDDEQPLAILEALVSADGEKVMAQVAQAASRGVDWENLLVETLALLHRIAMVQLLPSMLDNQYAAVEQRLRELARTLPPADVQLYYQTLLVGRKELAYAPDRRMGVEMTLLRALAFHPKAVIPEPVALVQTAPAPMAQPQAAASQQPSQFQDAPPPLGQPAAPSRQSSTPLPDATAQLLKARSQLQRQQGASTPKKNEPAAPGIARPANSALGRLASVTERSQQRLAEKKVPEKPAKPEAYRWRAQTEPEAAPEPLATPKALRTALEHEKTPELAAKLVVESLERDAWAAEIDRLKIPKLVQQLALNAFKQQPEAGKICLHLRSSQRHLNSPSAQKTLAEALGELYGSPIELTVIEDDNPAERTPLEWRQAIYEEKLAQARQSIVADTHIQTLCRFFDADLDEESIRPL; translated from the coding sequence ATGAGCTATCAGGTTCTCGCCCGTAAGTGGCGCCCTCAAACGTTCGCAGACGTGGTCGGCCAGGAACATGTCCTGACCGCGCTGGCCAACGGCCTCTCGCTGGGGCGGATCCATCACGCCTATCTGTTCTCGGGCACGCGCGGCGTGGGGAAAACCACCATCGCGCGCCTGCTGGCCAAAGGCCTGAACTGTGAAACCGGCATCACCGCCACGCCGTGCGGCCAATGCGACAACTGCCGCGAGATCGAGCAGGGGCGCTTCGTCGATCTGATCGAGATCGACGCCGCTTCCCGAACCAAGGTGGAAGATACCCGCGATCTGCTGGACAACGTTCAGTACGCGCCGGCGCGCGGCCGCTTCAAGGTCTACCTGATCGATGAAGTGCACATGCTCTCGCGCCACAGCTTCAACGCGTTGCTCAAGACGCTGGAAGAGCCGCCGCCGCACGTCAAATTCCTGTTGGCCACCACCGATCCGCAAAAGCTGCCGGTGACCATTCTCTCGCGCTGTCTGCAATTCCACCTCAAGGCGCTGGACGTCGATCAGATCCGCCAGCAGCTGGAAACGGTGCTGACGGCGGAGCAGATCACCAGCGACGCCCGCGCGCTGCAGCTGCTGGCGCGCGCCGCCGACGGCAGCATGCGCGATGCGCTGAGCCTGACCGATCAGGCGATCGCCATGGGGCAGGGGCAGGTGACCGCCGCCACCGTCAGCCAGATGCTCGGCACGCTCGATGACGAACAGCCGCTGGCGATCCTCGAAGCGCTGGTCAGCGCCGACGGCGAAAAGGTGATGGCTCAGGTCGCACAGGCCGCTTCGCGCGGCGTGGACTGGGAAAACCTGCTGGTGGAGACGCTGGCGCTGCTGCACCGCATTGCGATGGTGCAGCTGCTGCCTTCGATGCTCGACAATCAGTACGCCGCCGTGGAACAACGGCTGCGCGAGCTGGCGCGCACCCTGCCGCCGGCCGATGTGCAACTTTACTACCAGACGCTGTTGGTGGGCCGCAAAGAGCTGGCCTATGCGCCGGATCGCCGCATGGGGGTTGAGATGACCCTGCTGCGCGCGCTGGCGTTTCACCCGAAAGCGGTGATCCCGGAGCCGGTGGCGTTGGTGCAGACCGCGCCGGCTCCGATGGCGCAGCCGCAGGCCGCCGCATCGCAACAGCCGTCGCAGTTTCAGGACGCGCCGCCGCCGCTAGGGCAGCCGGCCGCGCCGTCGCGGCAATCATCGACCCCATTACCGGATGCCACCGCCCAGCTGTTGAAAGCGCGGTCCCAGCTGCAGCGGCAGCAGGGAGCATCCACACCAAAAAAGAATGAGCCGGCGGCGCCAGGAATAGCGCGGCCGGCAAACTCGGCGCTGGGGCGTTTGGCTTCCGTGACCGAGCGTAGCCAGCAGCGTCTGGCGGAGAAGAAGGTGCCGGAAAAACCGGCCAAGCCGGAAGCCTATCGCTGGCGCGCGCAGACCGAGCCGGAAGCGGCGCCGGAACCGCTGGCGACGCCGAAAGCGTTGCGCACGGCGTTGGAGCACGAGAAAACGCCGGAGCTGGCCGCCAAGCTGGTGGTGGAGTCGCTGGAGCGCGACGCCTGGGCGGCGGAAATCGACAGGCTGAAGATCCCGAAACTGGTGCAGCAGCTGGCGTTGAACGCCTTCAAGCAGCAGCCGGAAGCGGGCAAGATTTGCCTCCATCTGCGGTCTTCGCAGCGTCATCTGAATTCGCCTTCGGCGCAGAAGACGCTGGCCGAAGCGCTCGGCGAGCTGTACGGCAGCCCGATCGAGCTGACCGTGATAGAGGATGATAATCCGGCGGAGCGCACCCCGCTGGAATGGCGACAAGCCATCTATGAAGAAAAGCTGGCGCAGGCGCGCCAGTCCATCGTTGCGGATACCCATATTCAGACGCTGTGCCGGTTCTTCGACGCGGATCTGGATGAAGAGAGTATTCGCCCCCTTTAA
- the htpG gene encoding molecular chaperone HtpG: MKGQETRGFQSEVKQLLHLMIHSLYSNKEIFLRELISNASDAADKLRFRALSAPELYAGDGELRVRLSFDKEQRTLTIADNGIGMRREEVIENLGTIAKSGTKAFLESIGSDQAKDSQLIGQFGVGFYSAFIVADKVTVRTRAAGAADDEGVFWESAGEGDYTIADITKETRGTEITLHLREGEDEYLDAWRLRSVIGKYSDHIALPVEIESKNEEDDTVTWEKINKAQALWTRSKADVTDEEYKEFYKHIAHDFTDPLSWSHNRVEGKQEYTSLLYIPAQAPWDMWNRDHKHGLKLYVQRVFIMDDAEQFMPNYLRFVRGLIDSNDLPLNVSREILQDSRVTQNLRGALTKRVLQMLDKLAKDDAEGYQKFWQQFGLVLKEGPAEDHGNQEAIAKLLRFASTHGDSSAQTVSLEEYVGRMAEGQEKIYYITADSYAAAKSSPHLELFRKKGIEVLLLSDRIDEWMMSYLTEFDGKPFQSVSKADETLDKLADETEEQKAAEKQLEPFIERVKTLLGERVKDVRLTHRLTDTPAIVVTDADEMSTQMAKLFAAAGQQAPEVKYIFELNPEHALVKRASDVGDNEHFAEWIDLLLDQALLAERGTLEDPNLFIRRMNKLLSA, translated from the coding sequence ATGAAAGGTCAAGAAACCCGCGGGTTCCAGTCTGAAGTAAAACAGCTGCTTCATTTGATGATCCATTCGCTGTACTCCAACAAAGAAATTTTCCTGCGCGAGCTGATTTCCAACGCCTCTGACGCCGCCGACAAGCTGCGTTTCCGCGCCCTGTCCGCGCCAGAGCTGTACGCCGGCGACGGCGAGCTGCGCGTCCGCTTGTCCTTCGATAAAGAGCAGCGCACCCTGACCATCGCCGACAACGGCATCGGCATGCGCCGCGAAGAAGTGATCGAAAACCTCGGCACCATCGCCAAGTCCGGCACCAAAGCGTTCCTGGAATCCATCGGCTCCGATCAGGCGAAAGACAGCCAGCTGATCGGCCAGTTCGGCGTCGGTTTCTACTCGGCGTTCATCGTGGCGGACAAAGTGACCGTGCGCACCCGCGCCGCCGGCGCCGCCGATGACGAAGGCGTGTTCTGGGAGTCTGCCGGCGAAGGCGACTACACCATCGCCGACATCACCAAAGAGACGCGCGGCACCGAAATCACCCTGCATCTGCGCGAAGGCGAAGATGAGTACCTCGACGCCTGGCGCCTGCGCTCGGTGATCGGCAAATATTCCGATCACATCGCCCTGCCGGTGGAGATCGAAAGCAAAAACGAAGAAGACGACACCGTCACCTGGGAGAAGATCAACAAGGCGCAGGCCCTGTGGACCCGCAGCAAGGCTGACGTGACCGACGAAGAGTACAAAGAATTCTACAAGCACATCGCCCACGACTTCACCGATCCGCTGAGCTGGAGCCACAACCGGGTAGAAGGCAAGCAGGAGTACACCAGCCTGCTGTATATCCCGGCGCAGGCGCCGTGGGACATGTGGAACCGCGATCACAAGCATGGTCTGAAGCTGTACGTGCAGCGCGTGTTCATCATGGACGACGCCGAGCAGTTCATGCCGAACTACCTGCGCTTCGTGCGCGGCCTGATCGACTCCAACGATCTGCCGCTGAACGTGTCGCGCGAGATCCTGCAAGACAGCCGCGTGACGCAAAACCTGCGCGGCGCGCTGACCAAGCGCGTGCTGCAGATGCTGGATAAGCTGGCCAAAGATGACGCCGAAGGCTACCAGAAATTCTGGCAGCAGTTCGGTCTGGTGCTGAAAGAGGGCCCGGCGGAAGACCACGGCAACCAGGAAGCGATCGCCAAGCTGCTGCGCTTTGCCTCCACCCACGGCGACAGCTCGGCGCAGACCGTGTCGCTGGAAGAGTATGTCGGCCGCATGGCGGAAGGGCAGGAGAAGATTTACTACATCACCGCCGACAGCTACGCCGCCGCCAAGAGCAGCCCGCACTTGGAGCTGTTCCGCAAGAAAGGCATCGAAGTGCTGTTGCTGTCCGATCGCATCGACGAGTGGATGATGAGCTACCTGACCGAATTCGACGGCAAGCCGTTCCAGTCGGTTAGCAAAGCGGATGAAACGCTGGATAAACTGGCGGATGAAACCGAAGAGCAGAAGGCCGCCGAGAAGCAGCTGGAGCCGTTCATCGAACGCGTGAAAACCCTGCTGGGCGAGCGGGTGAAGGATGTGCGCCTGACGCACCGCCTGACCGATACGCCGGCGATCGTGGTGACCGACGCCGACGAAATGAGCACCCAGATGGCCAAGCTGTTCGCCGCCGCCGGCCAGCAGGCGCCGGAAGTGAAGTACATTTTCGAGCTCAATCCGGAGCATGCTCTGGTCAAACGCGCATCCGATGTGGGCGATAACGAACATTTCGCCGAATGGATCGACCTGTTATTGGATCAGGCGCTGCTGGCTGAACGCGGCACGCTGGAAGATCCGAACCTGTTCATCCGTCGCATGAACAAGTTGCTGTCCGCCTGA
- a CDS encoding glycerate kinase — protein sequence MKTLKKVVIAPDSFKESLSALGVADAIERGFRQIYPQAHYVKLPMADGGEGTVESMVAATGGEIVQVTVTGPLGEPVQGFYGLLGDGETAVIEMAAASGLHLAPPGRRDPRITTSYGTGELMLAALERGVKAVILGIGGSATNDGGAGMMQALGVKLLDKARRPLPAGGAALAQLAHLDLAGLDARWQRVSVTAACDVDNPLCGEKGASAVFGPQKGATPEMVAQLDAALYHYGELLERETGRAVLTQPGAGAAGGMGAALLGMLNARLRPGIEIVTETLCLDEAVRDADLVITGEGRLDSQSIHGKTPIGVARVAKRHGVPVIAIAGSLTSDYQVVHQHGIDAAFSVLDGIVTLEEALAGADRNLQVTARNVAAVWRLAQG from the coding sequence ATGAAAACGCTGAAAAAAGTGGTTATTGCCCCGGATTCTTTCAAAGAGAGCCTGAGCGCGCTCGGCGTCGCCGACGCCATCGAGCGGGGGTTCCGCCAAATTTACCCGCAGGCGCACTACGTGAAGCTGCCGATGGCGGACGGCGGCGAAGGCACGGTGGAGTCGATGGTGGCGGCCACCGGCGGTGAAATCGTCCAGGTGACGGTCACCGGGCCGCTGGGGGAGCCGGTGCAGGGGTTCTATGGCCTGCTGGGCGACGGCGAAACCGCGGTGATTGAAATGGCCGCCGCCTCAGGGCTGCACCTGGCGCCGCCCGGCCGGCGCGATCCGCGCATCACCACCAGCTACGGCACCGGCGAACTGATGCTGGCGGCGCTGGAACGCGGCGTGAAGGCGGTCATTCTCGGCATCGGCGGCAGCGCCACCAACGACGGCGGCGCCGGGATGATGCAGGCGCTGGGCGTGAAGTTGCTGGATAAGGCACGCCGGCCGCTGCCGGCGGGCGGAGCGGCGCTGGCGCAGCTGGCGCATCTCGATCTCGCCGGGCTGGATGCGCGTTGGCAACGGGTGAGCGTGACCGCCGCCTGCGACGTCGATAACCCGCTGTGCGGCGAAAAGGGTGCCTCGGCGGTGTTCGGGCCGCAGAAGGGAGCGACGCCGGAGATGGTGGCGCAGCTCGATGCGGCGCTGTATCACTATGGCGAGCTGCTGGAACGGGAAACCGGCCGCGCGGTGCTCACCCAGCCAGGGGCGGGTGCGGCGGGCGGCATGGGGGCGGCGCTGCTCGGCATGCTCAATGCGCGTTTGCGGCCGGGCATCGAGATCGTCACCGAAACCCTGTGCCTGGATGAGGCGGTGCGCGATGCCGATCTGGTGATCACCGGGGAAGGCCGGCTGGACAGCCAGTCGATCCACGGCAAAACGCCGATCGGCGTGGCGCGGGTGGCCAAGCGCCACGGCGTGCCGGTGATCGCCATCGCCGGCAGCCTGACGTCGGATTACCAGGTGGTGCATCAACACGGCATCGACGCGGCGTTTTCGGTGCTCGATGGCATCGTGACGCTGGAAGAAGCGCTGGCGGGCGCCGATCGCAATCTGCAGGTGACGGCGCGCAACGTGGCGGCGGTGTGGCGACTGGCGCAAGGGTGA
- a CDS encoding GntP family permease — protein MTTVSTLGALVALAVAIVLILRKVPPAYGMIAGALAGGLCGGADLVQTVTLMIGGAQGITNAVMRILAAGVLAGVLIESGAAHTIAETIVRKVGETRALLALAVATLILTAVGVFIDVAVITVAPIALSIAQKAGISRAAILLAMIGGGKAGNVMSPNPNTIAAADNFHVPLTSVMMAGIVPGLCGLVVAYLLARRLSDKGSKVMAEELTQHAEGARPGFAAAISAPLVAILLLSLRPIAGIAVDPLIALPAGGLAGALLMGRIRQCNQFMVSGLSRMAPVAIMLLGTGTLAGIIANSALKDVLINGLTHTGLPAWLLAPLSGALMSMATASTTAGTAVASGVFSSTLLELGVSGLAGAAMIHAGATVLDHLPHGSFFHATGGSVNMAVHERLKLLPYETLVGFTIAAISALMFGVFNLAG, from the coding sequence ATGACAACCGTATCCACTCTGGGGGCGCTGGTGGCGTTAGCCGTCGCCATCGTCCTGATTCTACGCAAGGTGCCGCCGGCTTACGGCATGATCGCCGGCGCGCTGGCGGGCGGGCTGTGCGGCGGCGCCGACCTGGTGCAGACCGTAACGCTGATGATCGGCGGGGCGCAGGGTATCACCAACGCCGTGATGCGCATCCTGGCGGCGGGGGTGCTGGCCGGGGTGCTGATCGAATCCGGCGCGGCGCACACCATCGCCGAAACCATCGTGCGCAAGGTGGGCGAAACCCGCGCGCTGCTGGCGCTGGCGGTGGCTACACTGATCCTGACGGCGGTGGGAGTGTTTATCGACGTGGCGGTGATCACCGTCGCGCCGATCGCGCTGTCGATCGCCCAAAAGGCCGGCATTTCGCGCGCGGCGATCCTGCTGGCGATGATCGGCGGCGGCAAGGCCGGCAACGTGATGTCGCCCAACCCGAACACCATCGCGGCGGCGGACAATTTCCACGTGCCGCTCACCTCGGTGATGATGGCCGGCATCGTGCCGGGGCTGTGCGGCCTGGTGGTGGCCTACCTGCTGGCGCGCCGCCTGAGCGATAAAGGCAGTAAAGTGATGGCTGAAGAGCTGACTCAGCATGCCGAAGGGGCGCGGCCGGGCTTCGCTGCGGCGATCAGCGCGCCGCTGGTGGCGATCCTGCTGCTGTCGCTGCGGCCGATCGCCGGCATCGCCGTCGATCCGCTGATCGCGCTGCCGGCCGGCGGCTTGGCGGGCGCGCTGCTGATGGGGCGCATCCGCCAGTGCAATCAGTTTATGGTCTCCGGCCTGTCGCGCATGGCGCCGGTGGCGATCATGCTGCTCGGCACCGGCACGCTGGCGGGCATTATCGCCAACTCGGCGCTGAAGGATGTCTTGATTAACGGCTTAACGCATACCGGGCTGCCGGCCTGGCTGCTGGCGCCGCTGTCCGGCGCGCTGATGTCGATGGCGACCGCGTCGACCACCGCCGGCACCGCCGTGGCTTCCGGGGTGTTCAGCTCCACGCTGCTCGAGCTGGGCGTGAGCGGGCTGGCCGGCGCTGCGATGATCCATGCGGGCGCCACGGTGCTGGATCACCTGCCGCACGGCAGCTTCTTCCACGCCACCGGCGGCAGCGTCAATATGGCGGTGCACGAGCGGCTGAAGCTGCTGCCGTACGAAACGCTGGTGGGGTTCACCATTGCGGCAATCTCGGCGCTGATGTTTGGCGTATTTAACCTGGCGGGATAA
- the hemH gene encoding ferrochelatase, which translates to MKQEKHGVLLVNLGTPDAPTSSAVKRYLKEFLSDDRVVDTAPLIWWPILNGAILPIRSPRVAKLYQSVWMEEGSPLLVYSRRQQRALAARMPNTPVELGMSYGSPSLAEAIDKLLAQGVTNLVVLPLYPQYSCSTSAAVWDGVARVLKGYRRLPSVAFIRDYAEHPAYIAALQQSVERSFAEHGQPDRLVLSFHGIPKRYARLGDDYPQRCEDTLRALSATLPLAPERVMMTYQSRFGREPWLTPYTDETLKGLPAQGVKHIQLICPGFSADCLETLEEIKEQNREIFLEAGGEKFEYISALNDEPAHIDMMQQLVAQRL; encoded by the coding sequence ATGAAGCAAGAGAAACACGGCGTATTGCTGGTGAACCTGGGCACGCCAGATGCGCCGACCTCGTCGGCGGTCAAACGCTATCTGAAGGAATTCCTCAGTGACGATCGCGTGGTCGACACGGCGCCGCTGATCTGGTGGCCGATCCTCAACGGCGCGATCTTGCCGATCCGTTCGCCGCGCGTGGCGAAGCTCTATCAGTCGGTGTGGATGGAAGAAGGCTCGCCGCTGCTGGTGTACAGCCGCCGCCAACAGCGGGCGCTGGCGGCGCGCATGCCGAATACGCCGGTGGAGCTGGGCATGAGCTACGGCTCGCCGAGCCTGGCGGAAGCCATCGACAAGCTGCTGGCGCAGGGCGTGACCAACCTGGTGGTGCTGCCGCTCTATCCGCAATATTCCTGTTCCACCAGCGCGGCGGTATGGGATGGCGTAGCGCGGGTGCTGAAAGGCTATCGCCGCTTGCCTTCTGTGGCCTTCATCCGCGATTACGCCGAACACCCGGCCTACATCGCCGCGCTGCAGCAAAGCGTGGAGCGCTCGTTCGCCGAGCATGGCCAGCCGGATCGGTTGGTGCTGTCGTTCCACGGCATCCCCAAACGCTATGCGCGCCTGGGCGACGACTACCCGCAGCGCTGCGAGGATACGCTGCGAGCGCTGAGCGCCACGCTGCCGCTGGCGCCGGAGCGAGTGATGATGACGTACCAATCGCGCTTCGGCCGCGAGCCGTGGCTGACGCCGTACACCGATGAGACCCTGAAGGGGCTGCCGGCGCAGGGCGTGAAGCACATTCAGCTGATTTGCCCGGGTTTCTCGGCGGACTGCCTGGAAACGCTGGAAGAGATCAAGGAGCAGAACCGCGAGATCTTCCTCGAGGCCGGCGGCGAGAAGTTTGAGTATATCTCTGCGTTGAACGACGAGCCGGCGCATATCGATATGATGCAGCAGCTGGTGGCGCAGCGCCTCTAA
- the recR gene encoding recombination mediator RecR, translated as MQTSPLLESLMEALRCLPGVGPKSAQRMAFQLLQRDRSGGMRLAQALTRAMSEIGHCADCRTFTEQDVCTICANPRRQQNGQICVVESPADIHAIEQTGQFAGRYFVLMGHLSPLDGIGPGDIGLDRLEQRLEKESITEVILATNPTVEGEATANYIAEMCGQYGVLASRIAHGVPVGGELEMVDGTTLSHSLAGRHAIKF; from the coding sequence ATGCAAACCAGCCCGCTCCTTGAATCCCTGATGGAGGCGCTGCGCTGCCTGCCGGGCGTCGGCCCGAAATCGGCGCAGCGCATGGCGTTTCAGCTGCTGCAGCGCGATCGCAGCGGCGGCATGCGCCTGGCGCAGGCGTTGACGCGCGCGATGTCGGAAATCGGCCACTGCGCCGACTGCCGCACCTTCACCGAGCAGGACGTCTGCACCATCTGCGCCAATCCGCGCCGTCAGCAAAACGGCCAGATTTGCGTGGTGGAAAGCCCGGCGGATATCCACGCCATCGAGCAGACCGGCCAGTTCGCCGGGCGCTACTTTGTGCTAATGGGGCATCTGTCGCCGCTGGACGGCATCGGGCCGGGCGATATCGGTCTGGATCGCCTGGAGCAACGGCTGGAAAAGGAGAGCATCACCGAAGTGATCCTCGCCACCAACCCGACGGTGGAAGGGGAAGCGACCGCCAACTATATCGCCGAGATGTGCGGCCAGTATGGCGTGCTCGCCAGCCGCATCGCCCACGGCGTGCCGGTGGGCGGCGAGCTGGAGATGGTCGACGGCACCACGCTGTCGCATTCGCTGGCCGGGCGTCACGCCATCAAGTTCTGA
- a CDS encoding YbaB/EbfC family nucleoid-associated protein — translation MFGKGGLGNLMKQAQQMQEKMQQMQEEVAKLEVTGESGAGLVKVTINGAHNCRRVEIDPSLMEDDKEMLEDLIAAAFNDAARRIEETQKEKMASVSSGMQLPPGFKMPF, via the coding sequence ATGTTTGGTAAAGGCGGTCTGGGCAACCTGATGAAGCAAGCCCAGCAAATGCAAGAAAAAATGCAGCAGATGCAGGAAGAAGTCGCCAAATTGGAAGTGACCGGCGAGTCTGGCGCGGGCCTGGTGAAGGTCACCATCAACGGCGCGCACAACTGCCGCCGCGTGGAGATCGATCCTAGCCTGATGGAAGACGACAAAGAGATGCTGGAAGATCTGATCGCCGCCGCGTTCAACGACGCCGCGCGCCGCATCGAAGAGACCCAGAAAGAGAAGATGGCCTCCGTCTCCAGCGGCATGCAGTTGCCGCCTGGCTTCAAGATGCCGTTCTGA